A genomic window from Archocentrus centrarchus isolate MPI-CPG fArcCen1 chromosome 2, fArcCen1, whole genome shotgun sequence includes:
- the unc50 gene encoding protein unc-50 homolog codes for MLPTTSPNSNGALSSRDAARHTAGAKRYKYLRRLLHFRQMDFEFALWQMLYLFTSPQRVYRNFQYRKQTKDQWARDDPAFLVLLSIWLCVSTIGFGLVLDMGVVETLKLLLWVVFVDCIGVGLLISTIMWVISNKYLLKHPSRNFDVEWGYAFDVHLNAFYPLLVILHFLQLFFINHIVMINSDWFLGYFVGNTLWLIAIGYYLYITFLGYNALPFLKNTVVLLYPFALLGLLYILSISLGWNFTQALCSFYKYRVM; via the exons ATGTTGCCGACCACATCGCCAAACAGCAATGGCGCCCTCAGTTCCAGGGACGCTGCACGCCACACGGCGGGTGCGAAACGCTACAAATACCTGCGGCGGCTGCTTCATTTCAGACAAATGGACTTTGAATTCGCCCTGTGGCAGATGCTTTACCTGTTCACCTCTCCACAGAGGGTGTACCGAAACTTCCAGTACAGGAAACAGACTAAAGATCAGTGGGCCAGAGACGACCCCGCTTTTCTGGTCCTGCTCAGCATTTGGCTATGCG TGTCAACAATAGGCTTTGGGCTTGTGTTGGACATGGGAGTCGTGGAGACGTTGAAGCTGCTGCTCTGGGTCGTGTTTGTTGACTGTATAGGAGTTGGTCTCCTCATATCAACCATAATGTG GGTTATCAGCAACAAGTACCTGCTGAAACATCCCAGCCGAAACTTTGATGTGGAGTGGGGCTACGCATTTGATGTTCACCTCAATGCTTTCTATCCACTTCTAGTCATCCTGCACTTCCTGCAACTCTTCTTCATCAACC atATTGTGATGATAAATTCAGATTGGTTCCTGGGATACTTTGTTGGGAACACTTTGTGGCTGATTGCCATTGGTTATTATCTCTACATCACCTTCTTGGGGTACAACG CTCTACCCTTCCTGAAGAACACCGTGGTGCTGCTCTACCCTTTTGCTTTGCTTGGCCTCCTCTACATCCTCTCCATATCGCTGGGCTGGAACTTCACTCAGGCTCTTTGCTCTTTTTACAAGTACAGAGTCATGTAG
- the ndufs1 gene encoding NADH-ubiquinone oxidoreductase 75 kDa subunit, mitochondrial gives MLRLPTVGRALAGAAKGSLASSTPVRTPARAASNLVEVFVDGKPVEVEPGTTVLQACEKVGVQIPRFCYHERLSVAGNCRMCLVEIEKAPKPVAACAMPVMKGWNILTNSEKTRKAREGIMEFLLANHPLDCPICDQGGECDLQDQSMQFGSDRSRFSEGKRAVEDKNIGPLIKTIMTRCIQCTRCVRFASEIAGVEDLGTTGRGNDLQIGTYVEKMFMSELSGNVIDVCPVGALTSKPYAFTARPWETRKTESIDVLDAVGSNIVVSTRGGEVMRILPRLHEDINEEWISDKTRFACDGLKRQRLTQPMVKDESGQLTPTTWEDALTRVAGALQSVQGNEVAAIAGGMADAEALTALKDLLNRLNSENLCTEELFPMAGAGTDLRSNYLLNSRITGIEECDLLLLVGTNPRYEAPLFNARVRKSWLHNELQVAMVGHKVDLSYTYDHLGEDTSILKQLANGTHAFCKVLSAAKHPVVVVGSSALQREDGAAILSAVSTIAQNARASSGVEEGWKVLNVLHRVASQVAALDLGYKAGVDAIRKNPPKVLFLLGADAGCITRADLPKNSLIIYQGHHGDVGAAMADIILPAAAYTEKNGTYVNTEGRSQHTKVAVTAPGMAREDWKIIRALSELTGVTLPYDSLDEVRSRLAEVSPNLVRYDDVEEANYFKQANELAMTVNQDLLAAPLVPPQLTVKDFYMTDSISRASQTMAKCVKAVTEGAAAVDEPSVC, from the exons ATGTTGCGACTGCCGACTGTTGGCCGAGCTCTAGCCGGAGCCGCCAAGGGCAGCCTGGCTTCATCCACCCCAG TGCGTACTCCAGCACGTGCAGCCAGCAACTTGGTGGAAGTGTTTGTGGATGGGAAACCAGTGGAGGTGGAGCCTGGAACTACTGTGCTGCAG GCCTGTGAGAAGGTAGGAGTCCAAATCCCCAGGTTCTGTTACCATGAGCGCCTCTCTGTGGCGGGAAACTGCCGTATGTGTCTAGTGGAGATTGAGAAAGCACCAAAG CCAGTAGCAGCCTGCGCCATGCCCGTCATGAAAGGCTGGAACATCCTCACCAACTCAGAGAAAACTCGCAAAGCCAG AGAGGGAATAATGGAGTTCCTGTTGGCCAACCACCCACTGGACTGCCCTATTTGTGATCAGGGAGGCGAGTGTGACCTGCAG GATCAGTCCATGCAGTTTGGGTCAGATCGCAGCCGTTTCTCAGAAGGaaagagagcagtggaggacaaaaacatCGGGCCTCTCATTAAAACCATCATGACCCGCTGTATCCAGTGCACACGCTGCGTCCG ttttgCCAGTGAGATCGCCGGCGTTGAGGACCTGGGAACGACGGGAAGAGGAAATGACCTGCAGATTGGGACGTACGTGGAGAAGATGTTCATGTCTGAGCTGTCGGGCAATGTTATCGATGTCTGTCCTGTGGGAGCGCTCACCTCCAAACCCTACGCCTTCACTGCAAGACCGTGGGAGACCAG GAAAACTGAGTCAATTGACGTGTTGGACGCTGTCGGCAGTAATATTGTCGTGAGCACACGAGGAGGTGAGGTGATGAGGATATTGCCCAGGCTCCACGAAGACATCAACGAAGAATGGATCTCTGATAAGACCAG GTTTGCATGTGATGGTCTGAAGAGACAGAGGTTGACCCAACCAATGGTGAAGGATGAATCAGGTCAGCTGACCCCGACCACCTGGGAGGATGCTCTCACTCGTGTTGCTGGAGCA ctgcAGAGTGTGCAGGGCAATGAGGTAGCAGCCATAGCAGGAGGGATGGCAGACGCTGAAGCTCTGACCGCCCTCAAAGATCTCCTCAACAGACTCAACTCAGAAAACCTCTGCACTGAGGAGCTCTTCCCTATGGCAGGCGCAGG CACTGACCTCCGCTCCAACTACCTGCTGAACTCTCGCATCACCGGCATTGAGGAatgtgacctgctgctgctcgtgGGAACGAACCCTCGCTATGAAGCCCCACTGTTCAATGCTCGAGTCCGCAAGAG CTGGCTCCATAATGAGCTGCAGGTTGCCATGGTTGGCCACAAGGTCGACCTGAGTTACACATACGATCACCTGGGAGAGGACACCTCAATCCTGAAGCAACTGGCTAATGGGACACACGCCTTCTGCAAG GTCCTTTCAGCTGCTAAGCATCCAGTTGTGGTTGTGGGCAGCAGCGCTCTGCAGagagaagatggagctgccattTTGAGCGCCGTCTCCACCATCGCTCAGAATGCCAGAGCCAGCAGCGGAGTGGAGGAGGGTTGGAAAGTCCTCAACGTCCTTCACAG GGTGGCCAGTCAAGTGGCTGCCCTTGATCTGGGCTACAAGGCTGGAGTGGATGCCATCAGGAAGAATCCCCCTAAAGTGCTTTTCCTTCTGGGAGCTGATGCTGGCTGCATCACCAGAGCTGACCTCCCCAAAAACAGCCTCATCATCTACCagg GTCATCATGGTGATGTTGGAGCAGCAATGGCAGACATCATCCTGCCTGCTGCTGcatacacagagaaaaatggcACTTATGTCAACACTGAAGGCAGGAGCCAGCACACCAAGGTGGCTGTGACTGCTCCTGGAATGGCCAGAGAGGACTGGAAGATCATCAGAGCTTTGTCTGAA ctgACTGGCGTAACGCTGCCCTACGACTCTTTAGATGAGGTCCGATCCAGGCTAGCCGAGGTTTCTCCTAACCTGGTCCGTTATGATGATGTAGAGGAGGCGAACTACTTCAAACAGGCCAATGAGCTCGCTATG